The Aggregicoccus sp. 17bor-14 genome includes a region encoding these proteins:
- the rplX gene encoding 50S ribosomal protein L24, which yields MQKLKVGDTVQVISGAERSEKSPASKRGKVLKIDREAERVTVEGVRMVKRHTPKSARNPEGGVIEKAGTVALSNVQVVCAKCDKPTRVGIRADGDKKKRFCKNCDALID from the coding sequence CTCAAGGTTGGAGACACGGTTCAGGTCATCTCGGGCGCCGAGCGCTCGGAGAAGAGCCCGGCCAGCAAGCGGGGCAAGGTCCTCAAGATCGACCGCGAGGCCGAGCGCGTCACCGTCGAGGGCGTGCGGATGGTCAAGCGCCACACCCCCAAGAGCGCCCGGAACCCCGAGGGCGGCGTCATCGAGAAGGCCGGCACCGTGGCCCTCTCCAACGTCCAGGTCGTCTGCGCCAAGTGCGACAAGCCGACCCGCGTGGGCATCCGCGCTGACGGGGACAAGAAGAAGCGGTTCTGCAAGAACTGCGACGCGCTGATTGACTAG